From the Pseudomonas baltica genome, one window contains:
- the accB gene encoding acetyl-CoA carboxylase biotin carboxyl carrier protein, translated as MDIRKVKKLIELLEESGIDELEIKEGEESVRISRHSKTPAQQYYAPAPMPAPAAAPVAAAAPVAAEAPAAPKLNGTVARSPMVGTFYRKSSPAAPAFAEVGQTVKKGDTLCIVEAMKMMNHIEAETSGVIESILVEDGQPVEYDQPLFTIV; from the coding sequence ATGGATATTCGTAAAGTCAAAAAATTGATCGAGCTGCTGGAAGAATCCGGCATCGACGAGCTGGAAATCAAGGAAGGCGAAGAATCCGTACGGATCAGCCGCCACAGCAAGACCCCTGCCCAGCAGTACTACGCACCAGCACCGATGCCTGCGCCTGCCGCTGCCCCGGTTGCCGCTGCCGCTCCGGTCGCCGCTGAAGCACCTGCCGCGCCAAAATTGAACGGCACCGTCGCTCGCTCGCCAATGGTTGGTACCTTCTACCGCAAATCTTCGCCTGCCGCGCCAGCCTTCGCTGAAGTCGGCCAGACCGTGAAGAAAGGCGACACCCTGTGCATCGTCGAAGCGATGAAGATGATGAACCACATCGAAGCTGAAACCAGCGGTGTGATCGAATCGATCCTCGTGGAAGACGGCCAGCCGGTTGAATACGACCAGCCTCTCTTCACCATCGTTTGA
- a CDS encoding RHS repeat-associated core domain-containing protein: MKPRIGRRYLLQCDSRQSVLSNSAGLSLAYSCFGWCAHDNGSRIAFNGRFKELHGGYLLGNGYRLYSSVLGRFVSPDSLSPFDQGGMNAYVYCHSDPLNAIDPTGHIPVKPLLSSFDGAGNFLRRFWGGLPDFSSALSRGRGSSASGLKKVSSFAGEGFAFVGGAAKPEMPYRSGDVMRALNSTEGWTPRRAELLAIDFDLNVPKLKPLDKKELLARQAQVETSLAGMFPGYDYRSGLALQSATEQKRMFVSDTRFSRRILFEELRRMGTLPTNMRNIRAEYL; this comes from the coding sequence ATGAAACCCAGGATTGGTCGGCGGTATTTGTTGCAGTGCGATAGTCGGCAGTCGGTGCTATCCAATAGTGCTGGACTGTCGCTTGCTTATAGCTGTTTTGGTTGGTGCGCTCATGATAACGGCAGTCGAATAGCGTTCAACGGGAGATTCAAGGAGTTGCACGGCGGGTATTTGCTAGGAAATGGATATCGGCTGTATTCGTCGGTTCTGGGTCGGTTTGTGAGCCCAGACTCATTGAGCCCGTTCGATCAAGGAGGGATGAATGCTTATGTGTACTGCCATAGTGATCCCTTGAATGCTATTGACCCTACCGGCCATATTCCGGTTAAGCCGTTGCTGAGCTCATTCGATGGTGCGGGTAACTTTCTCAGGCGTTTTTGGGGCGGCCTGCCTGATTTTTCAAGCGCCCTGAGTCGAGGTCGCGGGTCCAGCGCAAGTGGCCTCAAAAAAGTCTCATCGTTTGCAGGCGAGGGATTTGCTTTCGTGGGAGGAGCAGCAAAGCCTGAGATGCCGTATCGCAGCGGTGACGTGATGAGAGCTTTGAACAGTACTGAGGGGTGGACGCCTAGGCGCGCAGAGCTATTGGCAATAGATTTTGATTTGAATGTCCCAAAATTGAAGCCTTTGGATAAGAAGGAGTTGCTGGCCAGGCAAGCGCAGGTCGAGACTAGCTTGGCAGGTATGTTCCCTGGTTATGACTACAGAAGCGGGCTTGCGCTGCAGAGTGCGACGGAGCAAAAAAGGATGTTCGTGAGCGATACCCGTTTTTCTCGCCGTATATTGTTCGAGGAGCTTCGTCGCATGGGCACCTTGCCAACAAATATGCGGAACATTCGCGCCGAGTACCTATAA
- the accC gene encoding acetyl-CoA carboxylase biotin carboxylase subunit has product MLEKVLIANRGEIALRILRACKELGIKTVAVYSKADKELMHLGLADESVCIGPAPANLSYLHIPAIIAAAEVTGATAIHPGYGFLAENADFAEQVEKSGFAFIGPKADTIRLMGDKVSAKHAMIAAGVPTVPGSDGPLPEDEETALRIGREVGYPVIIKAAGGGGGRGMRVVHKEEDLIASAILTRTEAGAAFGNPMVYLEKFLTNPRHVEVQVLSDGQGQAIHLGDRDCSLQRRHQKVLEEAPAPGIDETARQEVFARCVKACIDIGYRGAGTFEFLYEDGRFYFIEMNTRVQVEHPVSEMVTGIDIVKEMLSIAAGNKLSYTQDDVVIRGHSLECRINAEDPRTFIPSPGTVKHFHAPGGNGVRVDSHLYSGYAVPPNYDSLIGKLITYGKDRDEAMARMRNALDEIVVDGIKTNIPLHRDLVRDKGFCEGGVNIHYLEHKLASEK; this is encoded by the coding sequence ATGCTGGAAAAAGTACTGATCGCCAACCGCGGTGAGATCGCTCTGCGAATCCTGCGTGCGTGCAAAGAGCTGGGCATCAAGACCGTCGCCGTCTACTCCAAGGCCGACAAGGAACTGATGCACCTGGGCCTGGCCGACGAGTCCGTATGCATCGGCCCGGCGCCGGCCAATCTGTCGTACCTGCACATCCCGGCCATTATCGCGGCTGCCGAAGTCACCGGCGCCACGGCCATCCACCCAGGCTACGGCTTCCTCGCGGAAAACGCCGACTTCGCCGAACAGGTGGAAAAATCCGGCTTCGCGTTCATTGGCCCGAAAGCCGACACCATTCGCCTGATGGGCGACAAGGTGTCGGCCAAGCACGCGATGATCGCTGCCGGCGTGCCAACCGTTCCGGGCTCCGACGGCCCACTGCCTGAAGACGAAGAAACCGCCCTGCGCATCGGCCGTGAAGTCGGCTACCCGGTGATCATCAAGGCCGCTGGCGGCGGCGGTGGTCGCGGCATGCGCGTGGTACACAAGGAAGAAGACCTGATCGCCTCGGCCATCCTGACTCGCACCGAAGCCGGTGCCGCGTTCGGCAACCCGATGGTCTATCTGGAAAAATTCCTGACCAACCCGCGTCACGTCGAAGTGCAAGTGCTGTCCGACGGCCAAGGCCAGGCGATCCACCTGGGTGACCGCGACTGCTCGCTGCAGCGCCGCCACCAGAAGGTCCTGGAAGAAGCGCCGGCACCAGGCATCGACGAAACCGCACGCCAGGAAGTCTTCGCCCGCTGCGTCAAGGCGTGCATCGACATCGGCTACCGCGGCGCCGGTACCTTCGAGTTCCTGTACGAAGACGGTCGGTTCTATTTCATCGAAATGAACACCCGCGTCCAGGTCGAGCACCCGGTTTCGGAAATGGTCACCGGTATCGACATCGTCAAGGAGATGCTCAGCATCGCCGCTGGCAACAAGCTGTCGTACACCCAGGACGACGTCGTCATCCGCGGTCACTCGCTGGAGTGCCGGATCAACGCCGAAGACCCACGCACCTTCATCCCGAGCCCAGGCACGGTCAAGCATTTCCACGCCCCAGGCGGCAACGGCGTACGCGTCGACTCGCACCTGTACAGTGGCTATGCGGTCCCGCCGAACTACGACTCGCTGATCGGCAAGCTGATCACCTACGGCAAAGACCGTGACGAAGCCATGGCGCGCATGCGCAATGCGCTGGACGAGATCGTGGTCGACGGCATCAAGACCAACATCCCGCTGCACCGGGATCTGGTTCGCGACAAAGGCTTCTGCGAGGGTGGTGTGAACATTCACTACCTGGAGCACAAGCTGGCTAGCGAGAAGTGA
- the dusB gene encoding tRNA dihydrouridine synthase DusB: protein MSAVRIGPYTVSNGLILAPMAGVTDQPFRQLCRRLGAGLVVSEMVSSDMSLWNTRKSRLRMIHDGDPEPRSVQIAGGDAQMLAAAARANVELGAQIIDINMGCPAKKVCNKAAGSALLKDEALVEEILQAVVAAVDVPVTLKIRTGWDRDNKNGLTVARIAEQAGITALAVHGRTRADLYTGEAEYDTIAAIKQAVSIPVFANGDIDSPEKARHVLQATGADGVLIGRAAQGRPWIFREIEHYLRTGEKLPAPQLSEVECILLEHLAALHEFYGDVMGVRIARKHVGWYLATLPGAREFRSRFNTLDDTAAQRANVRAFFSEHHESLATKDGNGVAA from the coding sequence ATGTCGGCGGTACGCATCGGCCCTTATACAGTCAGCAATGGTTTGATCCTGGCCCCCATGGCCGGGGTCACGGACCAGCCCTTTCGTCAGCTTTGCCGACGACTGGGTGCAGGCCTGGTGGTTTCGGAAATGGTCAGCAGTGACATGAGCCTGTGGAACACCCGCAAGTCGCGTCTGCGCATGATCCACGATGGCGATCCCGAGCCCCGCTCGGTACAGATCGCCGGTGGCGATGCGCAGATGCTGGCCGCGGCGGCCCGGGCCAACGTCGAGCTGGGTGCGCAGATCATCGATATCAATATGGGTTGCCCAGCCAAGAAGGTGTGCAACAAGGCGGCGGGTTCTGCGCTGCTCAAGGACGAAGCCCTGGTAGAGGAGATTCTCCAGGCGGTGGTTGCCGCGGTGGATGTACCGGTGACCTTGAAAATTCGCACGGGCTGGGACCGGGACAACAAGAACGGCCTCACCGTGGCAAGAATCGCCGAACAGGCGGGTATTACCGCGCTGGCCGTGCATGGCCGCACTCGCGCCGACCTGTACACCGGGGAGGCCGAGTACGACACCATCGCAGCGATCAAGCAGGCCGTGTCGATCCCGGTATTCGCCAATGGCGACATCGATTCGCCAGAAAAAGCCCGTCACGTGCTGCAAGCGACCGGTGCCGACGGTGTATTGATCGGCCGGGCGGCGCAGGGCCGGCCATGGATTTTTCGAGAAATAGAGCACTACCTGCGTACGGGTGAAAAACTGCCGGCGCCGCAACTGAGTGAAGTGGAATGCATCCTGCTAGAGCACCTGGCCGCGCTGCATGAGTTTTACGGCGACGTGATGGGCGTGCGTATCGCGCGCAAGCACGTTGGCTGGTACCTGGCCACCCTGCCGGGCGCCCGCGAGTTCCGTAGCCGCTTCAACACGCTGGACGATACGGCGGCACAAAGGGCCAATGTTCGCGCGTTTTTCAGCGAACATCACGAGAGCCTGGCAACAAAGGACGGAAATGGGGTGGCCGCATGA
- the purH gene encoding bifunctional phosphoribosylaminoimidazolecarboxamide formyltransferase/IMP cyclohydrolase produces the protein MTDQTTRLPIRRALISVSDKTGILEFARELESLGVEILSTGGTFKLLRDNGVAAVEVADYTGFAEMMDGRVKTLHPKIHGGILGRRGIDDAIMSEHGIKPIDLVAVNLYPFEATISKPGCDLPTAIENIDIGGPTMVRSAAKNHKDVAIVVNASDYANVLTSLKAGGLTYAQRFDLMLKAFEHTAAYDGMIANYMGTVNQAAETLSTEGRSEFPRTFNSQFVKAQEMRYGENPHQSAAFYVEAKPAEVGIATATQLQGKELSYNNVADTDAALECVKSFVKPACVIVKHANPCGVAVCPDAEGGIRQAYELAYATDTESAFGGIIAFNRELDAETAKAIVERQFVEVIIAPSVSEAARAVIAAKANVRLLVCGDWAQDRAAAWDYKRVNGGLLVQSRDIGMIGADDLKIVTQRAPSETEIHDLIFAWKVAKYVKSNAIVYAKNRQTIGVGAGQMSRVNSARIAAIKAEHAGLQVQGAVMASDAFFPFRDGIDNAAKVGITAVIQPGGSMRDAEVIAAADEAGIAMVFTGMRHFRH, from the coding sequence ATGACCGACCAGACCACCCGACTGCCGATCCGCCGCGCCTTGATCAGCGTTTCCGACAAGACCGGGATTCTCGAGTTCGCCCGCGAGCTCGAAAGCCTCGGCGTCGAGATCCTGTCGACCGGCGGCACCTTCAAACTGCTGCGCGACAATGGCGTCGCCGCAGTCGAAGTGGCGGACTACACCGGCTTCGCGGAAATGATGGACGGCCGGGTGAAGACCCTGCACCCGAAAATCCACGGCGGCATCCTTGGCCGTCGCGGCATCGACGACGCCATCATGAGCGAGCACGGCATCAAGCCGATCGATCTGGTAGCGGTCAACCTGTACCCCTTCGAAGCGACCATTTCCAAGCCGGGCTGCGACCTGCCGACCGCCATCGAGAACATCGACATCGGCGGCCCGACCATGGTCCGCTCGGCCGCCAAGAACCACAAAGACGTGGCCATCGTGGTCAACGCCAGCGACTACGCCAACGTCCTGACCAGCCTCAAGGCCGGCGGCCTGACCTACGCGCAGCGCTTCGACCTGATGCTCAAGGCCTTCGAACACACTGCCGCCTATGACGGCATGATCGCCAACTACATGGGCACCGTGAACCAGGCCGCCGAAACCCTGAGCACAGAAGGCCGCAGCGAATTCCCGCGCACCTTCAACAGCCAGTTCGTCAAGGCCCAGGAAATGCGCTACGGCGAGAACCCGCACCAGAGCGCGGCGTTCTACGTTGAAGCCAAGCCAGCCGAAGTCGGCATCGCCACCGCTACCCAGCTGCAGGGCAAGGAATTGTCCTACAACAACGTCGCCGATACCGACGCTGCGCTGGAGTGCGTGAAGAGCTTCGTCAAGCCGGCCTGCGTGATCGTCAAGCACGCCAACCCGTGCGGCGTGGCAGTCTGCCCGGATGCCGAAGGCGGTATCCGCCAGGCCTACGAGCTGGCGTACGCCACCGACACCGAGTCGGCTTTCGGCGGCATCATCGCCTTTAACCGCGAGCTGGACGCCGAGACCGCCAAGGCCATCGTCGAGCGCCAGTTCGTCGAAGTGATCATCGCCCCGAGCGTCAGCGAAGCGGCCCGCGCGGTGATCGCCGCCAAAGCCAACGTGCGCCTGCTGGTGTGCGGTGATTGGGCACAGGATCGCGCCGCTGCCTGGGATTACAAACGCGTCAACGGCGGCCTGCTGGTGCAGAGCCGTGACATCGGCATGATCGGCGCCGACGACTTGAAGATCGTCACTCAGCGCGCCCCGTCCGAGACCGAAATCCACGACCTGATCTTCGCCTGGAAAGTGGCCAAGTACGTCAAGTCCAACGCCATCGTCTACGCCAAGAACCGCCAGACCATCGGTGTTGGCGCTGGCCAGATGAGCCGCGTCAACTCCGCACGCATCGCCGCCATCAAGGCCGAGCACGCCGGCTTGCAGGTACAGGGTGCGGTGATGGCCTCGGACGCGTTCTTCCCGTTCCGCGACGGTATCGATAACGCGGCTAAAGTGGGTATCACTGCGGTGATCCAGCCGGGCGGTTCGATGCGTGACGCCGAAGTGATTGCCGCGGCCGACGAAGCCGGCATCGCGATGGTGTTCACCGGTATGCGCCACTTCCGCCACTAA
- the fis gene encoding DNA-binding transcriptional regulator Fis, producing the protein MTMMTETLVSGTTPVSDNVNLKQHLNTPSEEGQTLRGSVEKALHNYFAHLEGAAVTDVYNLVLSEVEAPLLESVMNYVKGNQTKASEMLGLNRGTLRKKLKQYDLL; encoded by the coding sequence ATGACCATGATGACCGAGACATTAGTGAGTGGAACAACACCCGTGAGCGACAACGTCAATTTGAAACAGCACCTCAACACGCCTAGCGAAGAGGGTCAGACCCTTCGCGGCAGTGTCGAGAAGGCGCTGCACAATTATTTCGCGCACCTAGAAGGCGCAGCCGTCACGGATGTGTACAACCTCGTGCTCTCCGAAGTCGAAGCCCCGTTGCTCGAAAGCGTGATGAACTACGTCAAGGGCAACCAGACCAAAGCCAGCGAAATGCTCGGCCTCAATCGTGGCACCCTGCGCAAGAAGCTCAAACAGTACGATCTGCTTTAA
- a CDS encoding DUF3426 domain-containing protein, giving the protein MTESFVTQCPHCQTSFRVSYHQLSAARGAVRCGSCLQVFNAARQLLEKSTGQSAAALFGETPAHSPLPTLGEAPAPAPQTAAQPPVLPQAPEAPAYRRVEPISQRRWAAAAEIDLEHLDLDNELARLEQRFTPSTGNAEHPGPGREDQLSARRDEPEAVDHDFDDDDSLTEPRLGEHQGISQGRQELRAQSPLPPERLRAERDAEPAVYHYLAEDAHTPAPLVDEHFAPATQPDARAEPSLTRLEDEFDEHDRRAPHHERRQRRSAIEAADESLRRVDATPLKPAKARRAEPRMRDADLPDLSEDPLELQWQKSQSSWGKRLLWSLLALIAALTLAGQYVAYHFDELARQDAYRPWFQQFCPVVGCEVPSKVDIALIKSSNLVVRSHPQFSGALIVDAIIYNRAPFSQPFPLLELRFADLDGKLIASRRFKPSEYLSGDLAGQTDMPPQTPIHIALDILDPGSKAVNYSLSFQSPE; this is encoded by the coding sequence ATGACCGAGAGTTTCGTCACCCAGTGCCCACATTGCCAGACCAGCTTTCGCGTCAGCTATCACCAGCTGAGCGCGGCGCGCGGTGCGGTGCGCTGCGGTTCGTGCCTGCAGGTGTTCAACGCGGCGCGCCAGTTGCTCGAAAAGAGCACCGGGCAATCGGCCGCCGCGTTGTTCGGCGAGACACCTGCGCACTCACCGTTGCCGACGCTCGGCGAAGCGCCTGCGCCTGCGCCTCAAACAGCCGCACAGCCACCGGTACTGCCACAAGCGCCCGAAGCGCCCGCCTACCGCCGTGTCGAACCCATCAGCCAGCGGCGCTGGGCCGCCGCTGCTGAAATTGACCTCGAACACCTCGACCTCGACAACGAACTGGCCCGCCTGGAGCAGCGCTTCACGCCAAGCACCGGCAACGCCGAGCATCCGGGGCCGGGGCGCGAAGACCAGCTCAGTGCCCGCCGTGATGAGCCAGAGGCTGTCGACCACGACTTCGATGATGATGACTCGCTGACCGAGCCGCGGCTTGGTGAGCACCAGGGCATTTCACAGGGGCGGCAAGAACTTCGCGCGCAGAGCCCACTCCCACCGGAGCGGCTGCGCGCCGAGCGAGACGCAGAGCCCGCCGTCTACCATTACCTGGCAGAAGACGCGCACACCCCCGCGCCACTGGTCGACGAGCACTTCGCACCCGCTACCCAGCCAGACGCCCGCGCCGAGCCGTCCCTGACCCGTCTGGAGGACGAGTTCGACGAACACGACCGCCGTGCGCCCCACCACGAACGACGCCAGCGCCGCTCGGCCATCGAAGCTGCCGACGAAAGCCTGCGCCGGGTCGACGCCACGCCGCTCAAGCCCGCCAAGGCCCGCCGGGCCGAACCACGGATGCGCGACGCCGACCTGCCGGATTTGTCCGAAGACCCTCTCGAACTGCAATGGCAGAAATCCCAGAGCTCATGGGGCAAGCGTCTGCTCTGGAGCTTGCTGGCATTGATTGCGGCACTGACACTGGCCGGCCAGTACGTGGCCTACCACTTCGACGAACTGGCTCGCCAGGACGCCTATCGCCCCTGGTTCCAGCAGTTCTGCCCCGTCGTGGGCTGCGAGGTACCGTCCAAGGTCGATATTGCCCTGATCAAGAGCAGCAATCTGGTGGTGCGCAGCCATCCGCAGTTCAGCGGCGCGCTGATCGTCGACGCGATCATCTATAACCGCGCGCCCTTCTCCCAGCCGTTTCCGCTGCTGGAACTGCGTTTTGCCGACCTCGACGGCAAGCTGATCGCCAGCCGTCGCTTCAAGCCCAGCGAATACCTCAGCGGCGACCTGGCGGGCCAGACCGACATGCCGCCGCAAACACCGATCCACATCGCCCTCGACATCCTCGACCCAGGCAGCAAGGCGGTGAACTACAGCTTGAGCTTCCAGTCGCCGGAATAG
- the prmA gene encoding 50S ribosomal protein L11 methyltransferase: MPWLQVRLAISPAQAETYEDALLEVGAVSVTFMDAEDQPIFEPELNTTPLWTHTHLLALFEADTDAQAVFAHLQLLTDAQLPEHHAEVIEDQDWERSWMDNFHPIRFGQRLWIVPSWLDAPEPDAVNLLLDPGLAFGTGTHPTTALCLEWLDGQPLQDCEVLDFGCGSGILAIAALLLGAKHAVGTDIDVQALEASRDNAGRNGIAEDSFPLYLPEDLPAQQADVLVANILAGPLVSLAPQLSTLVKSGGRLALSGILAEQGEEVAAAYAADFDLDPIANRDGWVRISGRRR, from the coding sequence ATGCCCTGGCTGCAAGTCCGTCTGGCCATCAGCCCAGCACAAGCCGAAACCTATGAAGATGCCCTGCTGGAAGTTGGCGCGGTGTCGGTCACCTTCATGGATGCCGAGGACCAGCCGATCTTCGAGCCAGAGCTCAATACCACGCCGCTGTGGACCCACACCCATCTGCTCGCGCTGTTCGAGGCCGATACCGATGCGCAGGCTGTGTTCGCCCACCTGCAACTGCTGACCGACGCCCAACTGCCCGAGCATCACGCCGAGGTGATCGAGGATCAGGACTGGGAACGCAGCTGGATGGACAACTTCCACCCGATCCGTTTCGGCCAGCGCCTGTGGATCGTCCCGAGCTGGCTCGACGCCCCCGAGCCTGACGCGGTGAACCTGCTGCTCGACCCGGGCCTGGCGTTCGGCACTGGCACCCATCCAACTACCGCACTGTGCCTGGAATGGCTCGATGGCCAGCCGCTGCAGGATTGCGAAGTACTGGATTTCGGCTGCGGCTCGGGCATCCTGGCCATCGCCGCGCTGTTGCTGGGGGCCAAGCATGCGGTCGGTACCGACATCGATGTGCAGGCCCTCGAAGCCTCCCGTGACAACGCCGGGCGCAACGGCATTGCCGAGGACTCTTTCCCGCTGTACCTGCCTGAAGACCTGCCGGCCCAACAAGCCGACGTGCTGGTCGCCAACATCCTCGCCGGACCATTGGTCAGCCTCGCACCGCAGCTGTCGACCCTGGTCAAATCCGGTGGCCGCCTCGCATTGTCGGGCATCCTGGCCGAGCAGGGCGAAGAAGTCGCCGCCGCCTATGCTGCGGATTTCGACCTCGATCCGATCGCCAACCGTGATGGCTGGGTACGCATCAGTGGTCGACGCCGCTGA
- a CDS encoding protein-disulfide reductase DsbD, translated as MRRLFFLLLFAFALPVLGAGLLDSRPTSVLGASSLNNSSDFLPVREAFKLELRESTPDHLTLRFVPAEGYYLYRHRMQFRTEPADIGLGAAQLPAGEKKHDEYFGDVEVYHGIIDVTLPRPESAQRPFTLVVTYQGCADKGLCYPPETERLSIDGHSAAADAPAIASDVAAPATSGWSWHELLLYLLAGIGLTFTPCVLPMLPIVSSIVLRGQVGGLRGLSLSLAYALPMAACFALLGALMGMFGAQFNLQARLQSVWVLVPFALIFAVFALAMFGTFDLKLPQALSRRLDRIAGNAQGGSLWGAAVLGVVSSLLVSPCVSAPLAGALLYISASGDAVGGALKLFALGVGMGVPLVVVATGGAAWLPKSGAWMVSVKNAIGVLLLAVAVGMLSRVLPGPVTLLLVGLLAAGVGLFLGALEFGVKTTRQRLAQLCGLLLLSYALASWVGAFSGQSDPFQPLGNGSASLANGGAAQPAASGWQTITTAAQLDSALAAAKAAGRPLVLDWYADWCISCKVIEAKVLTDPSVVAALAPYDRIRFDMTDSNAEQRAILDRYKLFGPPAFLFFDAQGQETVTSRIVGEIDAKSFLAKVPG; from the coding sequence ATGCGCCGCCTGTTTTTCCTGCTGCTTTTCGCCTTTGCGCTGCCTGTCTTGGGCGCAGGCCTGCTCGACAGCCGCCCGACCTCGGTACTTGGTGCCTCATCGCTGAACAACAGCAGCGACTTTCTACCGGTACGCGAAGCGTTCAAGTTGGAGCTGCGCGAAAGCACGCCAGACCACCTGACGCTGCGCTTCGTCCCCGCCGAAGGCTACTACCTGTACCGCCACCGTATGCAGTTTCGCACCGAACCCGCCGACATCGGCTTGGGCGCGGCGCAGTTGCCGGCCGGTGAAAAAAAGCACGATGAGTATTTCGGCGACGTCGAGGTCTACCACGGCATCATCGATGTCACCCTGCCCCGCCCCGAGAGCGCGCAACGCCCGTTCACCCTGGTGGTGACCTACCAGGGCTGCGCCGATAAAGGCCTGTGCTATCCACCAGAAACCGAGCGGTTGAGCATCGATGGCCACAGCGCTGCTGCCGACGCGCCGGCCATTGCCAGTGATGTCGCAGCCCCTGCCACCTCAGGCTGGAGCTGGCACGAACTGTTGCTGTACCTGCTTGCCGGTATTGGCCTGACGTTCACGCCCTGCGTGCTGCCGATGCTGCCGATCGTTTCCAGTATCGTGTTGCGCGGACAGGTCGGTGGCCTGCGTGGTCTGTCGCTATCACTGGCCTATGCACTGCCAATGGCCGCCTGCTTCGCGCTGCTGGGTGCGTTGATGGGCATGTTTGGCGCCCAGTTCAATCTGCAGGCACGCTTGCAATCGGTCTGGGTATTGGTGCCGTTCGCGTTGATTTTCGCGGTATTCGCCTTGGCGATGTTCGGCACGTTCGATCTCAAGCTGCCTCAGGCGCTGAGCCGTCGCCTGGACCGCATCGCGGGCAATGCGCAAGGCGGTTCGCTATGGGGTGCCGCCGTGCTGGGCGTGGTTTCCAGCCTGCTGGTTTCCCCTTGCGTCTCCGCACCGCTGGCCGGCGCGCTGCTGTACATCAGCGCCAGCGGCGATGCCGTCGGTGGCGCGTTGAAGCTGTTCGCGCTCGGCGTCGGCATGGGCGTGCCGCTAGTGGTGGTCGCCACCGGTGGCGCGGCCTGGCTGCCGAAAAGCGGTGCCTGGATGGTCTCGGTCAAAAATGCGATAGGGGTGCTGCTGCTGGCGGTCGCAGTGGGCATGCTTAGCCGCGTATTGCCCGGGCCTGTCACCCTGTTGCTGGTCGGGCTGCTGGCGGCCGGTGTGGGGCTGTTCCTCGGCGCACTCGAATTCGGCGTCAAGACCACCCGCCAGCGTCTGGCCCAGCTCTGCGGCCTGCTGCTGCTGAGCTACGCCCTGGCCAGCTGGGTGGGTGCCTTTAGCGGCCAAAGCGATCCGTTCCAGCCGCTGGGCAACGGCAGCGCATCCCTGGCCAATGGCGGTGCGGCACAGCCCGCCGCCAGCGGTTGGCAAACCATCACCACGGCAGCCCAGCTGGACAGTGCACTGGCAGCGGCCAAGGCCGCAGGACGTCCGCTGGTGCTGGACTGGTACGCCGACTGGTGCATCAGCTGCAAGGTGATCGAAGCCAAGGTCCTGACCGACCCAAGCGTCGTTGCTGCATTGGCACCGTATGACCGGATACGTTTCGACATGACCGACAGCAATGCCGAGCAACGCGCGATACTGGATCGTTACAAATTGTTTGGCCCTCCCGCCTTCCTGTTTTTCGACGCCCAAGGCCAGGAAACAGTAACGTCGCGTATCGTCGGCGAAATAGATGCGAAAAGTTTTCTCGCCAAAGTACCAGGCTGA